The sequence below is a genomic window from Glycine max cultivar Williams 82 chromosome 20, Glycine_max_v4.0, whole genome shotgun sequence.
ttatatcaagTGAGATGTGCACGGTAAATGAAATTCGAAAATTATGCGTATGACGAGCTTAACTATTTGTTGATCCTACTTAAATATGTTATGATTGTGGTTGATATAAGTTGGGAACtatatttgcaaaaagatagtaGAATTATTGATTGAAAGGAAGCTGCTTGATGATGCTTTGAACTATATGGACCTGAGTGCTTGAGGCAACTTAAGAAATGACTTTCATTtgctttgaaaaataaatgtttgattGGTCATTAGACTGACTGTCGTGGTTCAGAACCACATAATATGCTATACATGCGTCTGATGTAatatagaaaatttaatttCCTAATTCCTCAATATTAatgaaagtaattaatttagttgattgtaataaatttattttaaatttttatatatttattttaaattatcattatcattaatattttttctcttttttactgttttaataaaaaaaaaattctttttttaatgaaaggtatttctaatttaaaaataattaatataaaaaatattaaagattgaatcttataaaaaaaataattaccaatttaaacttaaatcttataaatagaaacagataaagtaatatttttttcttctaggcTCGACTATTCAAGTAACCTCTTCAAGTATGTACAGTAGTATTATGATATTTCAAGGTCAtgctacatatatttttttagctttctaaaatcatttattatgATGATTTAATCATTTACTTAtttccttctcttctcttaACTTAGCAACATAGAATTTTGAGGATTAGATAACAGCATCTTTTAGGGATTATTTTGGATTTATCGTTCTTGTTTCTGATTTATAGTTAGCAGTTTGTAGAAATGCTGTCCCATGCTTACAGGCTTGTTCTGATGTGTGCATAGATGCTTAAATAACACTGTCTCCtctctaattttaaaagttgcCCTTAATTTCCTCCAATGAGAGATGACTATGAGCTAAACTTCAATCCATTTTAGTATAATCGGATCCAAGAGAAACCACATTAGGCTAATGATATCTCGTATATAGAATTCTAAAAGCTGAATTGTTAGTTATGAATACAATGTTAAAACTCTAGAAGCTAATTAGAACACGATCAACGTGGCAGCTTTAAGTCGTTCATGCTATCaatgattttccttctattTTGCCTTCACATTCCCACACCCACCACCTAAGTATATGCAAATTGCCAACATTGGGGGCAGAAATATGGAGATTAATAACAGTTTAAAGAGAATAGAGAGGTAGATATCTATATGAATCTGTTCTATGTTCAGTTCAACAGTCAACACCTCTTCTGGTGGGAGAAATTTCTGTCTGTCCCCTTAACAAATTCTGTTGATTTCTGAAGCAcaacattcttgaaattaatGACTTCTTGAACTTAAGAGAAAGACCTCTGCATTCTAACCCCATTCAAGCTACTCCATCATTTCATTGAGGGAGAACCTCTTCCTTGGACTTGGTTCTAGCCGTTGCTTTGGGAGCACTATGAGACCTTCATGTATTTTTGATCTGTAAGAATTGAAGACAGGTACCAGGAGAGTTTATAACAACTTATGAGACCATAATCTTGCCTTAAAAGAATGAGTATCAGCCATGTAATTTGGGAAATTCCCATATTGCCTTAGGAACAAGTTATCAGTGCACACACTATTCGCCTATTCGGTGTTTTAAGCACAACTGAACCACAATTACATGAATTTGTGAAGCGTGGAGTGCTTTGTGCAGTAGAGAACCTAAAGTTTTCTCCTCTTGGTTCAAGAGAAAACCACATTAGGCTAGCTGATATCTCATATGTAGAATTCGTTGTTTCTTTGAACAGCAAATTTCTACTTTTTAATATAGTAATTTGAGaaatttaaacataacaaaTGAAACTGGCAAGGATAGAATTATTTATGAACTTACCTAGATATTGGCTACTTTACCTTATGTATTAATGCAAACTGACTGACTGtcacctttttttgtttttttgtcatttgaACTAATCAGTATTTATGTCCTGATATTTTGATTCCAAATGAACATacctttttaactttaaaatgtGGGAAAACTCAGTTCTCTCCAACTTGAGATCATAATATACTCAATTCATGTATGATGTTATGAATATTtctgtttttatatattatactgGCTTAATTTATATACTGGTAGCAAAAGGTTATCTTCTGCTACTGTAATTATCTAATATGCTCATCTAATACCAGCTTTTATGATTGTGTATTGTAATATGCTCTGTTATACTTGTACTTATTCTAATAATTGGTGtaaattgtaaaatattaagaaagaCAAAACCACACCAGAATAGGCAGAAGAACACAAGTTACAAGTGAGCTCAGCTTTGGATGTCAAACTCGACAGTTTGAAGCTCCACCTTGGGTTGGAACACTTTGCAACATCCTCCCTTTAACAACAGTAACAGTGAAGCAAAACTCACCTTATGTTGTATAAAGCATATctaataattagttattaagTTCACAGGACTTCAATCTATTTTAGTTCAAATCGTTGAAATTTAGATAGCAAAACAAAATCCTCAGTGGAAATACACTAAACATATGCATACTAGCTTTTGTTGCGGGGTATATTAGTAGTTCAATGAACTTAACTCCTCAACTAAAGCTTCCAACTCAGTGAAAGATGATCCTCCTCCTTTCATGGCCTGCTTAGCTAACTGCGAAGGCACCTTTGTTCTGTTCCTcatttcaatggcttcttcaCCAATCATTATCCTCTTCACAGCCTCCTCCACTGCATCACATGTAATACTATCTCCCTCCAATCGAAACAATTTTCTAGCACCAATAGGCATCCCAATTTTAAGGACCTCAGTCACCAACTTCTCATTGAAAATTTGGTCGGCACCCATAGGCCAAGTGATCATGGGAACCCCTGCATTCACTGCTTCCAAAGATGAATTCCATCCGCAATGAGTCACAAACACGCCAATCGCTTCGTGTTCAAGAATCAACACTTGAGGCACCCACCCTCTTTTGAACTTTACTGTGCATCCAAAGCATACGTGAACAACTGAATTGGGTTTCTTTGTGTCACGCCATTTTAGGCACTCATGCTCATCTATAGATGCCTACTTTCCTCTACGTGCTTTCTCTTCCGTGTCTTTGTTGCAAAGAGATAAGGGACCAATATGCTACGATTTTCTACCAAGCACGTTCCTGGAATGATCTGCATAGACCTTCTCAAGCTCGTAGAAGCTATTAACAACAACCCCATAGCTCCTCGACTCTGATTCCTTTGCTACCGCGcctttttttctccttaatCTGGTTAGAAGGTGGCAGCTGATCACGGCTTGGATAATTTCCATCAAagttgtgatgatcttgaaacATGTAATTATCTGTTTTCTCATATTCTCTCTCTACTCAcccattttttcttgtttcagtCTCTTGTGATTACAACATGGTTGGTGAAGGCACATCCAAGGGATGTGAGGAGCAACAGAGAGCAATAAGGCATCAGCAGCAGCCACCACCGTCTCCATTTGAAACAGCTGACCAGTTGCCACTGTCTActaataattcaaaaacaaaatgagaaattaatttaaaatttgaaactgACTTATTCACGGACAATaactaattcaaattaaaaataaaaacgatCTTGACAACATCTGAGGCACATTCATGTGATTGGAGACAATTCACTGGTATtctcttttattgaaaaaacaatttatgCCTCCTCCAATGGATTTAAAGCAAAACTTTTTCctctcatttttaatttgacAATATCCCTTGTCTTCAACATctttaatcaaacaaattttattttcgaACAACACCTTATAACCTTTCTCAACTAGTTGCCCAACACTCAACAAATTCTAATCAATTTGAGAAACATACAACACATCATAAATGAATTTTGTATCTTTGTTGGTTGAGATTGTTATAGTTCCCTTTCCATTCCCAGTGATGAACTTATCATCTCCAACTTGAACCTTCAATGTGCTTATATTGCTTAGTTCCTTAAATAAATCCCTGTTATTTGTCATGTGATTAGTATAACCATTATCAATAAGTCAATTTTGACTTGATTCAATACTAGAGAAACATGTAGAAACAAACAGGTACTCCTCCTCTGGATCAGCAGCCTTTGCAGCCTCATTGTGTGGTTGATTCCTGTTTTTGCAAATACAAGCTTCGTGCCCCATTTGATTACACTTATTGCACTTAGCATTAGGTCTTTTCCAACATCTGAATAGAGGATGCCCTTTCTTTCCACAATGTTGGCAAGACGGATAAGATTTCTTCTAATTTCCTTTTGCATTGGTTGATGTTGAACTTGATCCTGTCCCATCAAAGTTCTTGTTTTTCTTGTATTTGGTCGCATTCTGGTGCTTGGCTGGTAAAGCTCCTTCAACTATTGATTCTTCAAACATCAATCTTTTCTAATCTTAGGATTGCAAGACATGCATCACCTTTGTTAAAGAGATCTTGGACATATCTATTGTAATCTCCAAAGTGGTTATTGATGCTTCA
It includes:
- the LOC100817718 gene encoding UDP-glucose flavonoid 3-O-glucosyltransferase 7-like; the encoded protein is MASTLLARSECLSERAAIASSRRGQGGKEEEVPERYEASITTLEITIDMSKISLTKTVATGQLFQMETVVAAADALLLSVAPHIPWMCLHQPCCNHKRLKQEKMVKFKRGWVPQVLILEHEAIGVFVTHCGWNSSLEAVNAGVPMITWPMGADQIFNEKLVTEVLKIGMPIGARKLFRLEGDSITCDAVEEAVKRIMIGEEAIEMRNRTKVPSQLAKQAMKGGGSSFTELEALVEELSSLNY